Proteins encoded by one window of Pseudomonas cavernicola:
- the queD gene encoding 6-carboxytetrahydropterin synthase QueD yields the protein MELFKEFMFEAAHRLPHVPEGHKCGRLHGHSFRVAIYIEGEVDPYTGWIRDFSEIKAIFKPLYEQLDHNYLNDIPGLENPTSEVLSKWIWQQLKPLLPELSRVRIHETCTSGCEYRGD from the coding sequence GTGGAACTGTTTAAAGAATTCATGTTCGAAGCGGCTCATCGCCTCCCCCATGTGCCGGAAGGCCATAAATGTGGCCGCCTACACGGCCATTCGTTTCGTGTAGCCATTTACATTGAGGGCGAAGTCGATCCCTATACCGGCTGGATTCGTGACTTCTCCGAGATCAAAGCGATCTTCAAGCCGCTTTACGAGCAGCTTGACCACAACTACCTGAACGATATCCCCGGCCTGGAAAACCCCACCAGCGAAGTCCTCTCCAAGTGGATTTGGCAACAGCTCAAGCCCTTGCTACCAGAGCTCTCGCGTGTCCGCATACATGAGACCTGTACCAGCGGCTGCGAATACCGCGGCGACTGA
- the norR gene encoding nitric oxide reductase transcriptional regulator NorR, protein MTTNPLLITLLPLVADLSRELPEGERYRRLLGSLRELLPCDATALLRLDGEQLVPLAVDGLSADTLGRRFKVAEHPRLQALLDNPRPTHFAADCVLPDPYDGLVEGHHGHLEVHDCLGCPLYLDERPWGVLTLDALNPERFGPADLDTLEAFASLAAATVKASERIHTLTRRAEDQHQLAEAYKQAAGQLRPREMIGQSLAHKRLLEEIALVGNSELSVLISGETGVGKELVAQAIHAQSARAQSPLISLNCAALPETLVESELFGHVRGAFSGAVSERRGKFELADGGTLFLDELGELPLPIQAKLLRVLQSGHLQRVGSDREHQVNVRVLAATNRDLAEEVRVGRFRADLYHRLSVYPLRVPPLRERGRDVILLAGYFLEENRPRLGLRSLRLAPDALAALVGYQWPGNVRELEHLIGRASLKALAACPERPRILSLHAIDLELPQSIQTSAEVITEQHQTPSQLDTGDLRQALDNYQRLLISDCLARHQGSWAAAARELGLDRANLNRLARRLALK, encoded by the coding sequence ATGACCACAAATCCATTGCTTATTACCCTACTTCCTTTGGTTGCCGACCTCTCGCGCGAACTGCCCGAAGGCGAGCGCTACCGCCGTCTGCTCGGCTCCTTGCGTGAGTTACTGCCCTGCGACGCGACGGCATTGCTGCGGTTGGATGGCGAGCAATTAGTACCGCTGGCAGTAGACGGACTAAGTGCAGATACCCTTGGCCGGCGCTTCAAAGTGGCAGAACACCCGCGCTTGCAGGCTTTGTTGGATAATCCCCGCCCAACCCACTTTGCCGCCGACTGCGTGCTACCCGACCCTTACGACGGCCTAGTCGAGGGGCATCATGGCCATCTTGAAGTCCATGATTGTCTCGGTTGCCCGCTCTATCTCGACGAGCGGCCTTGGGGAGTATTGACCCTTGATGCGCTCAACCCGGAGCGCTTCGGCCCCGCCGATCTGGATACCCTCGAGGCTTTCGCCAGCCTCGCCGCCGCTACAGTCAAAGCGAGCGAACGCATACACACCTTGACCCGCCGAGCCGAAGATCAACATCAGTTAGCCGAGGCCTATAAACAGGCTGCCGGTCAGCTACGCCCACGCGAGATGATTGGCCAGAGCCTCGCGCATAAGCGCTTACTTGAAGAAATCGCACTGGTCGGCAACAGTGAACTGAGCGTACTGATTAGCGGAGAAACCGGTGTCGGCAAGGAGTTGGTCGCTCAAGCCATTCATGCTCAGTCTGCCCGCGCGCAGTCACCACTGATCAGCCTCAACTGTGCAGCCTTGCCGGAAACCCTGGTGGAGAGTGAGCTGTTCGGCCATGTCCGCGGCGCGTTTTCCGGCGCTGTCAGTGAACGACGCGGCAAGTTCGAACTTGCTGATGGCGGCACTCTATTTCTCGATGAGCTAGGCGAGCTACCGTTGCCCATACAAGCCAAACTACTGCGCGTCCTGCAAAGCGGGCACTTGCAGCGGGTTGGCTCGGATCGTGAGCACCAAGTGAATGTCCGCGTGCTCGCCGCCACTAACCGTGATCTCGCGGAAGAGGTAAGAGTCGGGCGCTTCCGCGCCGATCTCTATCACCGACTCAGCGTTTATCCGCTTCGAGTCCCACCGCTGCGCGAGCGTGGGCGCGACGTTATTTTACTAGCGGGCTATTTTCTCGAAGAGAACCGTCCACGTCTGGGCCTGCGCAGCCTTCGCCTAGCGCCAGACGCACTGGCAGCCCTAGTAGGCTACCAGTGGCCAGGGAACGTACGCGAGCTTGAACATTTGATCGGCCGAGCCTCCCTCAAGGCATTAGCAGCGTGCCCCGAACGCCCACGAATCCTCAGTCTTCATGCAATCGACCTAGAGCTGCCGCAGAGCATCCAAACGAGCGCCGAGGTCATAACTGAACAGCACCAGACTCCAAGCCAGCTAGACACGGGCGACCTGCGCCAAGCGCTAGACAATTATCAGCGTCTCTTAATTAGCGATTGCCTAGCGCGCCACCAAGGCAGCTGGGCCGCTGCAGCCCGCGAACTGGGGCTGGATCGCGCGAATCTGAACCGGCTCGCCAGGCGGTTAGCGCTCAAGTAA